One Populus nigra chromosome 16, ddPopNigr1.1, whole genome shotgun sequence genomic window, TCCGCTCTCTCCTTAACTTCCTCAGATCCGTCGCTCAATCAGATTCCACTATCAATCTCTTCTGCCAAACGCAATCTTTACCGGACCTTCAAGGTAACTAACTTGCTCTGAATCACTTCTTTGCTTTTTTCGATTACTTTGttttctgtaatttttatttatctgtgaatttttttagtggttccggttttatttcaaaattcgTTGAAAGAGGGGGAGGAGGAGCAAAATGTGGAGAGTTTGAGTCACGTGTTTGGTGTGGAGCCGATGAGGATTACGAGTCCTTCGACGGATGCAGAAATCGCGCTTGCGCTTCGTGTTTTGGAAGGTTGTTGTTTGCTTCATAGAGAGAGTACTGTTTTTGCTCATCAGTACAAGGCAATTCAGGTGGTTATTAGAATTggattttaaagaaaatgaattttgtacTGCGTGTTGGTGGTGTGTTTATGCATAGAAGTTGGgcatttggttttgattttgtagGTTTTGATGCGGGTTTTGTCGACTAGAGGTGTATTGGAGAAAAGTGCTTGTTTAGATGCTCTAATTTCGATAATGTTGGATTCATCACCCAATCAAATGGTATGAATTTTGTCCCATCATTCTCATTCTTCTTGTTTAAATTTAGAAGCAAATTGGTTTCTAGTACATACATTCTGATGCAAGATATTAAGAGCAAGCTTAGTAAATGTATTGATTTGAGTTTATTCATGTTTTACATTTTGGTAGTATGAGggtagattttattgaatgaaatCATTCATAATAATCGTTTATGTTATACAAACTCTGAACTACACTGCTTCTGACATACTTCGACTCAGTTTTTGGAAGTACACGTGAAAGGGTATCCAATGGAGGCAAATGCTAAAAGAGTCTGCCATATTGGTTCTGTCATCTTTTCCTCATTTGTTATTGTTTACAGGGAGCTTATTTAGGTTATGTTAACTGcaatgaaaatttcatttttggaACATGGATTGAAGATGACCATGGCGTAGTTATTTTGTGGATGCCACTTGTAAGCTagttgaattaataaaattagttcTAAGTATGCTCATTCACCTAGATAGGGAAGCCATTTTACCCTTAAAGCAGAGATTAAAGATAATCATAGCATGGGTTGGCTTAAACTAGCAAGTCTCGTTCTTTGGGTGACACTCTCCCTCCATGGGTTGAAGTCAATGCCAGGCAACTTTCCACTTGGTTTCACTAAACATCTACATACTAACCAATAAACATGTCATAAGGCTCAACATCTGCTAGAAAAGATGTAATGTTTCATGTGGGATCGAGAAAAGACCACTTTTGACTAATTCAATTCTCTATTTTTCCTTATTAAGTTCAGCTCTGGAATGGACTGCATTTCTAGCTTTAGTTTGTCAGAGTGTTTCTATTTTGTATTGGTGTAGGTGCAAGTTTAATTATAGGCTTCAGAGATCCAGTATAGTTGGGTTTCATATAACTTGAAGACCAAGAACTTGATTTACTGTGATGCTCTTGTTTAGTAGTTAcacattttttgtttattttattttatttattagactCTGTTGCTTCACTTTGGTGCATGGGCATGTCTCTCAAACTATCATCTTGGTGCAAGATTCTCTTTCAACATTTTTCTATTCttgtattctttattattttccaCTATGAATATCCTATGCTACTGTAACTGGAATTTTTCTTTGCTATTGGCATTATGCTGGTTTAATCCTAGAACTTCCCTAGATCTAGAGGAgttattcatatttcatttcctTTGTAATTGGATTGTGATTTCTTgatcttgttttgaattgaattaGGCTTCTTTTTTTCAACCTCAACATCAATATTTCCATCCGTGTTAGAGTTTAATCTCAGTTATGGTTATAGTAGTTCCTAAGTGATTCGATTACAATACCTAATCATTGCTGAACTGGGCCTACTTTGTAGACTAGATCAGAAATTCTAACCTGTTATACATAAAGAATATACCAATACACCCAACATCAATTTGGATGAAATAACTAGGCTTGATTTGCTCTTTGGGCTTGCTTTTCCACGAGTTCCATATGGCTGAATTCTGGCTTTGTCAATTAAATGCATAATGGAACTTTAGAGGACATGAATTACCTGGTTAAGGCTGATACAATGATGTCGAAAAACAGTTGTGCTAACCATATAAAGGAGTTGTCCTTATTTGCTAGCATTAAAATCAATCATGATGTTAATTGATCAAGAAAATTCTTTCTTCTCTACTTAGCATCCCTGTTTACTTTGACTTGTATACACTCAGGATTTCGAAGCGTGTAATGGTATTGAGGAAGTAACTGTGGTTATTAGGGACAAGCAAGTGGATGAGAATCTCaggtatttattaattttcatcaCCCCTGTTTACCTCCACTGTACAGCATGGTGCTATTAGTACTGTTTGTCGTATCCAAGATGTTATTAGAAGTAAAGCAAATTTTGCAAATGGCAACAAATTACAGCAGTGATTACAAAAGTGAAAGAGAACACTGTTAGCTTACCCCCCACCTACCCTCATGCACACACTTGaagaatttgttttcaaatgatTGTCATGAACATTAACAAGTTTGAGGCTTTATGGTAATGTAGTGAAGGGAGGAActgttcattctttttattcaagCTTCTTAATTACATCTTAAACACATAATTCTTGACTTGCGAAACATGTAGAGCACTTAGAAAAAACTGCAAGGCATATATTTTGTTGCTAGGTAGGGGAGGGGGTTATAAATGGAGGATCAAGTTAATAAGACTTACAAATGGAGCACATTCCTATCAGTTTTAGATGAGAAGTTTCTCATTTGCAACTCTGGCAAGCTCATGTTTTTTCTCGTTTCTTTTGATTACATAGAAAAGtccttttttaagatttatcaGTGATAAgttcctttttttataaatttaagataGAGCTGTATCGTTTAATTCAGATTTGACTGCCAACGAAGCATATGTTTACCTCTGATTAGGTTGAAATGTGGAGAGTTCATGCTACTACTCATTGGCCATCTTAATGGGAGGGAAAGGGCCCCCATGCCATCCATACATGAAGATGTAAGGCGACTCCTTGGTGAGAAATCAGCCTCCTTGATTTGGGCAGCCAGTCAATTTGGGTCAACAGTAGATCCAGAACAGAGGTTGATGGCTTTACAGATCCAAGCTCGCAGGGTGCTTGAATCACTGGACCTGTACTAGTTCAGAAGATATGAAATCTCTATTTCCTCTTGGCAATTTACTCTTGCTGATTCGAAAATGAAGATGAGTTCTGTAGATAACATTAATTGCTGGCATTTCTGTAATGCTAAAATCTCGTTACTCTGGAAGCAGGTGTGGAATGCTGATGCCCTGTGCATTTGCACACATCGTTCTTTCATCTCAAGCAAAAGTGTTcatcatattatattataaatacaaCTAAAATAGTTGTGAACTaggttga contains:
- the LOC133676105 gene encoding uncharacterized protein LOC133676105, whose protein sequence is MHLKKPLWSTALKETREPSAEAEPQPQQPSSATATAVDELVNSLNKQRLYREVTLALRTSLRDARAEFSFLRLRGLRSLLNFLRSVAQSDSTINLFCQTQSLPDLQVVPVLFQNSLKEGEEEQNVESLSHVFGVEPMRITSPSTDAEIALALRVLEGCCLLHRESTVFAHQYKAIQVLMRVLSTRGVLEKSACLDALISIMLDSSPNQMDFEACNGIEEVTVVIRDKQVDENLRLKCGEFMLLLIGHLNGRERAPMPSIHEDVRRLLGEKSASLIWAASQFGSTVDPEQRLMALQIQARRVLESLDLY